GCGACATCAGCTATGACGAGATGATGGAATTCGTCGTCCACTTTGCGGTCTATTCGGGCTGGCCGAAAGCGTCGATCATGGAACAGGTCATCCGCGACCAATGGGCGCGGATCGAGGGAGAGGGTGGCGTCGTATCGCTGACCAAGCCCGCCGTGCCGGGCGAATGACTTTATTCTCGGGGAATACCGCACTGATAACCGGCGCGGCGAGCGGCATCGGGCGTGGTGCGGCCCATGCTTTCGCCCGGCGGGGTGCACGCCTGATCCTCGCCGATATCGACGAGGCCGGCGTTGCAGCGACGGCGGCAAGCATCGTGGATCTGGGGGGGAGGCGATCGCCGTTGCCGTCGATGTCGGGCGCGACGATGCCATCGACCATGTGCTGGATACTGTTTACGGTCGGTTCGGCGACATCGATATTCTGATGAACAATGTCGGCGTCCTCGCCTCTGGCAAACCAGAAGATATCCCGATCAGCGAATGGGAACGCATTCTGAACCTCAACCTGATGTCGGCCATTCGCGCCATTCATCAACTGATCCCCGGCATGATTGCGCGCGGGCACGGACACATCATCAATACCGCTTCGTTTGCCGGGCTGTTTCCCTATGCGTGGGATCGCCTGCCCTATGTCGCCAGCAAGGCGGCGATGATCGGCGTTTCAGAAGGGCTGTCCCTTTATCTTCAGCCACAGGGTGTCGGTGTGACATGCCTGTGTCCCGGTCCCGTTCGAACCGCGATCGGCAGCACGATCCGTTCATGGACCCCCGGCATCGCGCCGCGCGGGCCGGGTGCGCAATATGCCGTGATGGAACCGGATGCAGTCGGCGATCTGCTTGCCGACGCGGTCGAGGCGAACCGTTTTTTCGTTCCCACCGACGAACAGGTCCGCGAACCGATGCTGCGCCGTGCCGACAATCCCGATCTTTTCCTGACAGGCCAGATCGCGTTGCTTGCAGGATCACCTGGTTAGCTATGTCGTCTGGACACCTGTAGGTTTTGCGGTATCAGGATTTATGACCAGTAATTCCGAAATCGGCGCTGTGGCGCACGCAGAAATCCGTGATGCAGTTCAGCGGCTCGTCGCAGATTTTCCCGGCGAATACTGGCGCAAACTCGACCGTGATCGGGAATATCCCACCGAATTCGTGTCTGCGCTGACGACGGCCGGATATCTCGGAATGTTGATCCCAGAGGAGTTTGGCGGGTCTGGCCTTGGCTTGTCGGCCGCCTGCGCCGTTCTGGAGGAAATCCACCGCGCCGGTGCAAATGGCGGTGCCGCTCATGCCCAAATGTACACGATGGGTGCCATTTTACGCCACGGCAGTCCTGAACAAAAAGCGCGCTATCTTCCCGATATTGCGTCGGGTAAATTGCGGTTGCAGGCTTTCGGCGTCACCGAACCCGGTGCTGGCACCGACACCACGCGGATCAGCACTTCGGCGCGCCGCGATGGCGATGATTATGTCGTAAGCGGCCAGAAAATCTGGATCAGCCGCGCCGAACATTCCGACCTGCTTCTGCTGCTGTGCCGGACATCGCCGCGCGACGCATCGGCCAAGGCTTCGGACGGGATGAGCCTGCTCCTCGTCGACATGCGTGAGGCGATTGGCAATGGACTGACGATTCAGCCCATCCGCACGATGCTGAACCACGCGACGACCGCATTGTTCTTTGACGAGCTTCGCGTACCCGTCGCCAATCGCATCGGTGTCGAGGGCAAGGGCTTCAAATACGTTCTCGACGGCATGAATGCCGAACGGATTTTGATCGCGGCGGAATGTATCGGCGACGGACGGTTTTTCATCGAACGCGCCGCTGCCTATGCCGGAGAACGCGAAGTTTTCGGACGCGCAATCGGCCAGAATCAGGGAATACAGTTCCCGATCGCCCGCGCGCATGTCCAGATCTCGGCTGCGGCACTGATGGTCGACAAGGCGGCTGCCATGTTCGAAGCCGGGCAGCCTTGCGGGAG
The DNA window shown above is from Sphingomonas paeninsulae and carries:
- a CDS encoding acyl-CoA dehydrogenase family protein codes for the protein MTSNSEIGAVAHAEIRDAVQRLVADFPGEYWRKLDRDREYPTEFVSALTTAGYLGMLIPEEFGGSGLGLSAACAVLEEIHRAGANGGAAHAQMYTMGAILRHGSPEQKARYLPDIASGKLRLQAFGVTEPGAGTDTTRISTSARRDGDDYVVSGQKIWISRAEHSDLLLLLCRTSPRDASAKASDGMSLLLVDMREAIGNGLTIQPIRTMLNHATTALFFDELRVPVANRIGVEGKGFKYVLDGMNAERILIAAECIGDGRFFIERAAAYAGEREVFGRAIGQNQGIQFPIARAHVQISAAALMVDKAAAMFEAGQPCGSEANMAKMLASEASWYAADMCIQTHGGFGFAEEYDIERKFRETRLYQVAPISTNLILSHVATHVLGLPKSF